In the Acidovorax sp. A79 genome, one interval contains:
- a CDS encoding lytic murein transglycosylase codes for MVDHAAGFAAWRAAFSAQALEAGIQPGTVRSVLGQAQWQPRVVELDRAQPEFTRTPWSYLDNAVSPQRIAQGQAKLAEHSAALEAAAARYGVPATLITAIWGMESNYGSNFGTFRTVDALSTLAYEGRRRTWAQAELLAALRIVDQGDIPAERMLGSWAGAMGHTQFLPSVFLAYAVDADGDGHRDIWGSIPDVVASTAHFLSRSGWQSGEPWGAEVQLPAAFDHARADPAVRQTSAQWEAEGVRAPGGQPLPPLGAASIATPAGARGPAFLVGANFRAILRYNNSVNYALAVALLSQQIGGGGPIAAPWPRDLEPLSRTQLQALQEALNRKGFAAGTPDGVMGPATRAGLRAFQRSTGSVADGYPTLEMLQRLQAP; via the coding sequence ATGGTGGACCACGCAGCGGGCTTCGCCGCCTGGCGCGCCGCCTTTTCCGCGCAGGCCCTGGAGGCCGGCATCCAGCCCGGCACGGTGCGCAGCGTGCTGGGCCAGGCGCAATGGCAGCCCCGCGTGGTGGAACTGGACCGCGCGCAGCCCGAATTCACCCGCACGCCGTGGTCCTACCTCGACAACGCGGTCTCCCCGCAGCGCATCGCCCAGGGCCAGGCCAAGCTGGCCGAACACAGCGCCGCGCTCGAGGCGGCCGCCGCCCGCTACGGCGTGCCGGCCACCCTCATCACGGCGATCTGGGGCATGGAGAGCAACTACGGCAGCAATTTCGGCACGTTTCGCACCGTGGACGCGCTGTCCACGCTGGCCTACGAAGGGCGCCGGCGCACCTGGGCCCAGGCGGAGCTGCTCGCGGCGCTGCGCATCGTGGACCAGGGCGACATCCCGGCGGAGCGCATGCTGGGTTCCTGGGCCGGCGCCATGGGACACACGCAGTTCCTTCCTTCCGTCTTCCTGGCCTACGCCGTGGATGCCGACGGCGACGGACACCGCGACATCTGGGGCAGCATCCCGGACGTGGTGGCATCCACCGCCCACTTCCTGTCCCGCTCGGGCTGGCAATCCGGCGAGCCCTGGGGCGCCGAGGTCCAGTTGCCGGCGGCCTTCGACCACGCGCGCGCGGACCCGGCGGTGCGCCAGACCAGCGCGCAATGGGAGGCCGAGGGCGTGCGCGCGCCAGGGGGCCAGCCGCTGCCCCCCCTGGGCGCGGCCTCCATCGCGACCCCTGCCGGAGCGCGCGGGCCCGCCTTTCTGGTGGGGGCGAACTTCCGGGCGATTCTTCGCTACAACAACTCCGTCAACTACGCCCTGGCGGTCGCACTGTTGTCCCAGCAGATCGGCGGGGGCGGCCCCATCGCCGCGCCCTGGCCACGCGACCTGGAGCCCCTGTCGCGCACCCAGCTGCAGGCCCTGCAGGAGGCACTGAACCGCAAGGGCTTCGCGGCCGGCACCCCGGACGGCGTGATGGGCCCCGCCACCCGCGCAGGGCTGCGCGCCTTCCAGCGCAGCACCGGCAGCGTGGCGGACGGCTACCCCACCCTGGAGATGCTGCAGCGCCTGCAGGCGCCCTGA